A portion of the Mesobacillus sp. AQ2 genome contains these proteins:
- a CDS encoding RNA polymerase sigma factor, translating into MNDDELVFRSRNGNMQAFAELIDIHTPTVRRFAFQLGNKYDDIDDITQEVFVRVYRFLDQFSHAKFTTWLYKITLNVTRDFSRNKQRQIKKVLKIGKERTYNGKTAEESILRFEEDKVLHECIQKLDEKYRIPIILFYFHDKSYDDIAEITGTSLANVKTRMMRGKEHLKKLLTLAEKKEGENHG; encoded by the coding sequence ATGAATGATGATGAATTAGTATTCCGGTCCCGGAACGGAAATATGCAGGCGTTTGCGGAGCTGATTGATATCCACACTCCGACCGTCCGCCGCTTTGCTTTCCAGCTCGGAAACAAATATGACGATATAGATGATATCACACAGGAAGTGTTTGTCAGGGTCTATCGTTTCCTCGACCAGTTTTCGCACGCAAAATTCACCACATGGCTTTATAAAATCACCTTGAATGTAACGAGGGATTTTTCCCGGAATAAGCAAAGGCAGATCAAGAAGGTCCTGAAAATCGGCAAGGAAAGGACATATAACGGGAAGACAGCAGAGGAAAGCATCCTCCGCTTTGAAGAGGACAAGGTACTTCATGAGTGCATCCAGAAGCTCGATGAGAAGTATCGCATTCCGATCATTCTCTTTTATTTTCACGATAAAAGCTATGACGATATCGCTGAGATTACCGGCACTTCGCTCGCAAATGTAAAGACCAGGATGATGAGAGGCAAGGAACATTTAAAGAAGCTGCTTACACTGGCTGAGAAGAAGGAAGGTGAAAACCATGGATGA
- a CDS encoding transglycosylase domain-containing protein, protein MIFLLVPAFMAVVMLTYTEAGKAVSFNKTLDEEIDLSETKLSETSFILAGNGEVITEIYRPMNRSYAKGNEIPDFTKDVFIVSEDRNFEKHPGFDLPAIGRALAINMQADGIQQGASTITQQLARNQYLNHHESYNRKLSEVLYAYQLERTFSKKEILEQYLNAIYFHNNAYGIKAAADFYFKKVPSELSESEQAFLAAIPNNPTYYNPLKHFKRTKERQERLIDQLAQFEKITAEKAEELKKEPIKLKVDSRKNLYPDYSSYALFEMRELIAQQENIQDPEELSLKIEDLLRSGVSIHTSLDIDRQTQAVQALSAHLPDASVQAAAAVINHENGRIVALAGGKKYQSGDFNRAFQAFRQPGSAIKPLLVYAPYFERFDVNTDSKINGGSLCIKGYCPKNYGGSTYGMVSLEKAFTHSYNTPAIRVLQQVDIDEAFSDLQPFKFKNVTNQDHVLAAAVGGFTTGVSPLELTSAYTVFSNKGLYLKPRAIVKVTNQAGEVLYKWDEQPVQVWNPSTIEKVRTLMKKTVSSGTARKAAGAGPEAGGKTGTTNDYHDFWFVGFNGPFTAGVWVGKDQPQSMEAINNQSPHLLIWRDIIKK, encoded by the coding sequence ATGATATTTCTTTTGGTTCCCGCTTTCATGGCCGTGGTCATGTTAACTTATACAGAAGCAGGCAAGGCAGTCAGCTTCAACAAAACATTGGATGAAGAGATTGACCTGTCGGAGACCAAGCTTTCCGAAACGAGTTTCATCCTTGCAGGAAACGGCGAGGTCATAACGGAGATTTACCGGCCGATGAACCGGAGTTATGCAAAGGGAAATGAAATACCAGATTTTACAAAAGATGTATTCATAGTTTCTGAGGACCGGAATTTTGAAAAACATCCAGGTTTTGACCTTCCGGCAATTGGCCGCGCTCTCGCCATCAACATGCAGGCAGATGGAATTCAGCAGGGCGCAAGCACAATTACCCAGCAGCTGGCCAGGAACCAGTACTTGAACCATCATGAATCGTACAACCGGAAACTGAGCGAGGTTTTATATGCATACCAGCTGGAGAGGACTTTTTCAAAAAAAGAGATTCTCGAACAATATTTGAATGCGATTTACTTTCATAATAATGCGTATGGCATCAAGGCTGCCGCTGATTTTTATTTTAAGAAAGTGCCGTCGGAGCTATCAGAAAGTGAGCAGGCATTTCTTGCCGCGATTCCAAATAACCCAACATACTATAATCCTCTGAAGCATTTCAAACGGACAAAAGAGCGGCAGGAACGGCTGATCGACCAGCTTGCGCAATTCGAAAAAATCACGGCGGAAAAAGCAGAGGAGCTGAAAAAGGAGCCTATTAAGCTGAAGGTCGATTCCCGTAAAAATCTCTATCCTGATTATTCTTCATACGCGCTTTTCGAAATGCGGGAATTGATTGCCCAACAGGAGAACATACAGGATCCGGAGGAGTTAAGCCTGAAGATTGAAGATTTGCTTCGCTCAGGTGTGAGCATCCACACCAGCCTTGATATTGATAGGCAGACACAGGCAGTCCAGGCACTCTCGGCTCATTTGCCGGATGCATCTGTCCAGGCTGCCGCAGCCGTTATAAACCATGAGAACGGCAGGATCGTTGCCCTGGCGGGAGGAAAAAAATATCAAAGCGGCGATTTCAATCGGGCATTCCAGGCGTTCCGCCAGCCGGGTTCGGCCATCAAACCGCTCCTTGTGTATGCACCCTATTTTGAAAGATTTGATGTGAACACCGATTCTAAAATCAATGGGGGCTCTCTTTGCATAAAGGGGTATTGCCCAAAAAACTATGGAGGTTCAACCTATGGGATGGTTTCGCTTGAAAAAGCATTCACCCATTCGTACAACACCCCTGCCATAAGGGTTTTGCAGCAAGTAGACATTGACGAAGCGTTCAGTGACCTGCAGCCTTTCAAATTTAAAAATGTAACAAACCAGGATCATGTACTCGCAGCGGCAGTAGGAGGATTCACGACTGGGGTAAGTCCGCTTGAGCTGACATCCGCTTATACGGTATTCAGCAACAAAGGACTTTACCTGAAGCCAAGGGCAATCGTGAAAGTAACCAATCAGGCAGGCGAAGTTCTTTATAAATGGGATGAGCAGCCTGTTCAGGTATGGAATCCAAGCACCATCGAAAAAGTTCGGACGCTCATGAAAAAGACTGTTTCCTCGGGAACAGCCAGAAAAGCTGCAGGTGCAGGACCAGAAGCTGGCGGAAAGACGGGGACGACAAATGATTACCATGATTTCTGGTTTGTCGGATTCAATGGTCCATTTACCGCAGGTGTGTGGGTCGGCAAAGACCAGCCGCAAAGCATGGAGGCCATCAACAATCAGTCCCCGCACCTTTTGATCTGGCGTGATATCATAAAAAAATAA
- a CDS encoding DUF1871 family protein codes for MESRELSYKLIDVLNKWDPFKVGEGQFDPEIADILQAVHDYNEANKIAGRIQSVFEFSFEQVLPYDQCLAIANTLLAIKNEDVCSL; via the coding sequence TTGGAATCGAGAGAACTTAGCTATAAATTAATAGATGTTTTGAACAAATGGGATCCATTCAAAGTCGGAGAAGGCCAGTTTGATCCGGAAATTGCTGACATTCTCCAGGCTGTTCATGATTATAACGAAGCGAATAAAATCGCCGGAAGGATTCAGTCTGTTTTCGAGTTTTCTTTCGAACAGGTCCTGCCATATGATCAATGCCTGGCAATCGCAAACACTTTACTTGCCATCAAGAATGAAGATGTATGCTCTTTATAA
- a CDS encoding MalY/PatB family protein — protein sequence MENKVFDKVIDRNNTHSVKWDAVGKVFGIDDVLPMWVADMDFHPPQAVTDALKNRIDHGIFGYTFVPMSVTETIQDWMKKRHDCEFKKSSILFSEGVVPSISTAIRAYTEKGDKVLVHSPVYTPFFNMVKNNDRTLVTSNLLVENGRFELDFADFEAKLQDGMKLFILCNPHNPGGRVWTKDELEKIGDLCVKHDVLIVSDEIHSDLVFKPNVHIPIASIKEEFREITTTFIAPSKTFNLAGLQASAVLIPNKELKAKFKELQEQQGFFTLNTFGIAGMEAAYRYGEEWLEQLLVYLDENMKITTDFIAEHLPALKPMKADATYLLWIDCRELGLSDEEIKNQLLEKGKLGLEPGTKYGEGGEGFVRMNLACPRETLYEGLERLKKAFS from the coding sequence ATGGAAAATAAAGTTTTTGATAAGGTAATCGACCGGAACAATACGCATTCAGTAAAATGGGATGCTGTCGGAAAAGTGTTTGGCATAGACGATGTCCTGCCAATGTGGGTTGCAGATATGGATTTCCACCCTCCCCAGGCGGTCACCGATGCTTTAAAAAACCGGATTGACCACGGAATATTCGGATATACTTTTGTCCCGATGTCTGTGACAGAGACAATCCAGGACTGGATGAAAAAGCGCCATGACTGTGAATTCAAGAAATCATCCATCCTTTTCAGCGAAGGCGTCGTCCCTTCGATCAGCACGGCGATCCGCGCTTATACGGAAAAAGGTGATAAGGTGCTCGTTCACTCCCCTGTGTACACACCATTTTTCAACATGGTTAAAAATAACGACCGCACCCTGGTTACTTCGAATTTATTGGTTGAAAACGGACGCTTTGAATTGGACTTTGCCGACTTTGAAGCCAAGCTGCAGGATGGCATGAAACTTTTTATCCTCTGCAACCCGCATAATCCTGGTGGAAGGGTATGGACGAAGGATGAACTGGAGAAAATCGGTGACCTGTGCGTAAAGCATGATGTTCTGATTGTTTCCGATGAAATCCATTCAGATTTGGTGTTCAAGCCAAATGTCCATATTCCCATCGCTTCGATCAAGGAAGAATTCAGGGAGATTACGACTACATTCATCGCGCCAAGCAAAACCTTCAACCTTGCCGGGCTTCAGGCATCTGCAGTCCTGATACCGAACAAGGAGCTGAAGGCAAAGTTCAAGGAATTACAGGAGCAGCAGGGCTTTTTCACATTGAACACCTTTGGGATCGCAGGAATGGAAGCGGCCTACCGGTACGGAGAAGAATGGCTTGAGCAGCTGCTTGTCTACCTTGATGAGAATATGAAAATCACGACTGACTTTATTGCTGAACATCTGCCAGCACTCAAACCAATGAAGGCCGATGCCACTTACCTTCTCTGGATCGACTGCCGCGAGCTTGGTTTGAGCGACGAGGAAATCAAAAATCAGCTTTTGGAGAAAGGAAAACTGGGCCTGGAACCAGGAACGAAATATGGCGAAGGCGGTGAAGGCTTCGTCCGGATGAACCTCGCCTGTCCGCGGGAAACCTTATATGAAGGACTCGAAAGATTGAAGAAGGCATTCAGTTAG
- a CDS encoding helix-turn-helix transcriptional regulator produces MTAIGQNIKVCRERAGVSQEELALKIRVGTQTIQRYESGEQTPNSQTILKISTALDVPASVLMGDIYYAAPPELGQKPTSLLKET; encoded by the coding sequence ATGACTGCAATTGGACAGAATATCAAAGTGTGCCGTGAACGAGCCGGAGTTTCCCAGGAGGAGCTCGCTTTAAAAATCAGGGTAGGTACCCAAACAATCCAAAGATACGAAAGCGGCGAGCAAACACCTAACTCTCAGACGATTTTGAAGATTTCTACAGCCCTTGATGTCCCAGCATCTGTGCTCATGGGAGACATTTATTACGCTGCACCGCCAGAACTAGGACAAAAACCAACCAGTTTATTAAAAGAAACGTGA
- a CDS encoding DUF5366 family protein — translation MKNAYFTSYFPLMSILMFSLALSVRTEIELLTVLKNAGIYDGMMEFFSDTGIKLSLLALLMVVFFMVFAALKLIADTINEVSLLLFSVDHEGESLKFIRKGAVIYFAGGIAALVSFFSFIGIGAIFFLATMIYFIYFVYKISPKLTMAGLIGTVFFQTILWSTLVLGVVYLAVKVYNSLLASLPI, via the coding sequence ATGAAAAATGCCTATTTTACAAGTTACTTTCCTTTGATGTCCATCCTGATGTTCAGCCTGGCTCTTTCTGTCCGTACGGAAATAGAGCTGCTGACAGTCCTGAAAAATGCCGGAATTTATGATGGAATGATGGAATTCTTTTCGGATACTGGCATCAAGCTGTCATTGCTTGCCTTGCTGATGGTCGTTTTTTTTATGGTATTCGCTGCCCTGAAGCTGATTGCCGATACGATTAATGAGGTTAGCCTGTTATTGTTTTCCGTAGACCACGAGGGCGAAAGCCTGAAATTCATTCGTAAAGGAGCCGTCATTTATTTTGCAGGCGGGATTGCAGCGCTTGTCAGCTTCTTCAGTTTCATCGGGATCGGAGCCATATTCTTTTTAGCCACGATGATTTATTTCATTTATTTTGTCTACAAAATCAGTCCCAAACTCACAATGGCAGGATTGATCGGAACCGTCTTCTTTCAGACCATCCTTTGGAGCACCCTCGTGCTTGGTGTAGTGTACCTGGCGGTAAAAGTATATAACAGCCTGCTTGCAAGCTTGCCGATTTAA
- a CDS encoding ornithine--oxo-acid transaminase, producing MTTKTSSLIEQTQKYGANNYHPLPIVISKAEGVWVEDPEGNKYMDMLSAYSAVNQGHRHPKIIQALKDQADRVTLTSRAFHNDQLGPWYEKVCKLTNKEMALPMNTGAEAVETAVKAARRWAYDVKGVVENQAEIIACVGNFHGRTMTAVSLSSEEEYKRGFGPMLPGIKLIPYGDLEALKEAITPNTAAFLIEPIQGEAGIVIPPEGFMKAAFDVCKENNVLFIADEIQAGLARSGKMFACEWEGIEPDMYILGKALGGGVFPISCVVADHAVLGVFNPGSHGSTFGGNPMACAVSIASLDVLIDEKLADRSLELGEYFVGKLREIDNPMIKDIRGRGLFIGVELTEPARKYCEELKEEGLLCKETHDTVIRFAPPLVISLEELDWAIERIKKVLS from the coding sequence ATGACGACAAAAACGAGTTCATTGATTGAACAGACTCAAAAGTATGGTGCGAATAACTATCATCCGCTGCCGATCGTTATTTCGAAGGCAGAAGGAGTTTGGGTAGAGGATCCTGAAGGCAACAAATATATGGACATGCTAAGCGCTTATTCAGCTGTCAACCAGGGGCACCGTCACCCGAAGATCATCCAGGCGTTAAAAGACCAGGCAGATCGCGTGACGCTTACTTCAAGGGCATTTCACAATGACCAGCTTGGACCATGGTATGAGAAGGTCTGCAAGTTGACGAACAAAGAAATGGCCCTGCCGATGAACACTGGAGCTGAGGCAGTGGAAACGGCAGTGAAGGCAGCTCGCCGCTGGGCTTATGATGTAAAAGGAGTCGTGGAAAACCAGGCAGAGATCATCGCATGCGTCGGCAACTTCCACGGCCGCACGATGACAGCTGTTTCGTTATCTTCTGAGGAAGAATATAAGCGCGGTTTCGGGCCAATGCTTCCAGGCATCAAATTGATTCCTTACGGAGACCTTGAAGCCCTGAAGGAAGCCATCACACCAAATACTGCAGCGTTCCTGATTGAGCCGATCCAGGGCGAGGCAGGCATCGTCATCCCTCCTGAAGGCTTTATGAAAGCGGCTTTTGATGTGTGTAAAGAAAACAATGTCCTGTTCATTGCGGACGAAATCCAGGCTGGTCTGGCCAGATCCGGAAAAATGTTTGCATGCGAATGGGAAGGCATTGAGCCTGATATGTATATTCTCGGAAAAGCACTTGGCGGCGGGGTATTCCCGATTTCCTGTGTAGTGGCGGATCATGCTGTGTTAGGAGTTTTCAACCCTGGCTCACACGGATCGACTTTCGGAGGCAATCCAATGGCTTGTGCCGTTTCCATCGCCTCTCTTGATGTGCTGATTGATGAGAAACTTGCTGACCGTTCCCTTGAGCTCGGAGAATATTTTGTCGGCAAGCTTCGCGAAATCGATAATCCAATGATCAAGGATATCCGCGGCCGCGGCCTGTTCATTGGCGTCGAGCTGACAGAACCGGCACGCAAATACTGTGAAGAATTGAAAGAAGAAGGCCTGTTGTGCAAAGAAACGCATGATACAGTCATTCGTTTCGCACCGCCGCTTGTCATCAGCCTTGAAGAACTGGACTGGGCCATCGAGCGAATCAAGAAAGTTTTATCATAA
- a CDS encoding peptidylprolyl isomerase: MTKKIMAVLFVMMMVLAGCGTAGEKQEADKQKEETTNGGQAADENIDYPQANAEVQENERLVEMVTSMGKIKIKLFPEQAPKAVENFIKHSEEGYYEGVTFHRVIDGFMIQGGDPEGTGAGGESIYGDPFEDEFSRELFNIRGALSMANAGANTNGSQFFIVQNKELDPSLPEQMKEAGYPEEVLKMYENGGTPHLDGKHTVFGQVIEGMDVVDKIASVPTGAGDKPEKDVVIEKINVLK, translated from the coding sequence ATGACTAAAAAAATAATGGCAGTACTTTTTGTGATGATGATGGTTCTTGCTGGCTGCGGCACAGCGGGGGAGAAGCAAGAAGCAGACAAGCAGAAGGAAGAAACGACGAATGGCGGTCAAGCAGCCGATGAAAATATCGACTACCCGCAAGCGAATGCAGAAGTCCAGGAAAATGAGCGGCTTGTTGAAATGGTCACCTCGATGGGAAAAATCAAAATCAAGCTTTTCCCTGAGCAGGCGCCAAAAGCGGTTGAAAACTTTATCAAGCATAGTGAAGAGGGTTACTATGAAGGAGTTACATTCCACCGCGTTATAGATGGGTTCATGATTCAGGGCGGGGATCCTGAAGGAACTGGAGCTGGCGGTGAGAGCATTTATGGAGATCCATTCGAAGACGAGTTTTCAAGAGAACTTTTTAATATCCGCGGTGCATTGTCAATGGCAAATGCAGGTGCAAACACGAACGGAAGCCAATTTTTCATCGTCCAGAATAAAGAGTTGGATCCAAGCTTACCGGAACAAATGAAGGAAGCAGGCTATCCAGAAGAGGTACTTAAGATGTATGAAAATGGAGGTACCCCACATCTGGACGGCAAACATACGGTTTTCGGCCAGGTAATCGAAGGCATGGATGTCGTTGACAAGATCGCTTCTGTCCCAACAGGTGCCGGGGACAAGCCGGAAAAAGACGTTGTAATCGAAAAAATCAATGTACTGAAGTAG
- a CDS encoding alpha/beta hydrolase — MEFARNKTVRGIDLYYEHYHNPDAKESLVLLHGFLSSSFSFRHLIPLLKEDYNVISVDLPPFGKSGKLSSFKYSYENLAATVVELMKSLGIHEFNVVGHSMGGQIAMNILLHHPDHAKKGILLCSSGYLKKASLPLVLSSYIPYFHLYVKFHLARSGVKQNLQNVVYDHSMINDEMLYGYLTPFLEDDIFKALTMMIRHREGDLSAEELRKIEAPCLLIWGEHDKVVPVRIGRKLNKDLKHSELFILKETGHLVPEERPEDVHQLINRFIAVEEIVEEATANGSR; from the coding sequence ATGGAATTCGCCAGGAATAAGACAGTAAGAGGAATCGATCTTTATTATGAGCACTATCATAACCCTGACGCTAAAGAAAGCCTGGTTCTGCTCCATGGTTTTCTTTCTTCCTCTTTCAGCTTCAGGCATTTGATCCCGCTGCTGAAAGAAGATTATAACGTCATATCCGTCGACCTTCCTCCTTTTGGAAAAAGCGGCAAGCTATCGAGTTTTAAATATTCCTATGAGAACCTGGCCGCGACAGTAGTGGAGTTGATGAAATCCTTAGGAATCCATGAGTTCAATGTCGTTGGCCACTCAATGGGCGGACAAATCGCCATGAATATCCTGCTGCATCATCCAGATCATGCGAAAAAGGGGATCCTTCTCTGCAGTTCAGGTTATTTAAAAAAGGCGAGTCTGCCACTGGTCCTGTCCAGCTACATTCCTTATTTCCACCTTTATGTAAAGTTCCATCTGGCCCGCTCGGGAGTGAAGCAAAACCTGCAGAACGTCGTCTATGATCATTCGATGATCAATGATGAAATGCTGTATGGGTATCTTACGCCTTTTCTGGAAGATGATATATTCAAAGCGTTGACGATGATGATCAGGCACCGTGAAGGAGATCTTTCTGCCGAAGAACTGAGAAAAATAGAAGCTCCATGCCTGCTCATATGGGGGGAGCATGATAAAGTGGTTCCGGTGCGAATCGGCAGGAAACTGAACAAGGATCTGAAGCATTCCGAGCTTTTCATCTTAAAGGAGACCGGCCACCTTGTCCCCGAGGAGCGGCCTGAGGATGTGCATCAGCTTATCAATCGATTCATTGCTGTAGAGGAAATAGTTGAAGAAGCAACAGCAAACGGCAGCCGCTGA
- the kapD gene encoding 3'-5' exonuclease KapD: MSEKERTTLFIDFEFTMPDRNSKRRGFYQEIIEAGAVLVENNKVIEQFSSYVKPMRFPILTERCRSFLNISQEQVNSGITFKDLAEKLKLLGGNKNCQVVTWGNMDMKVLQQNCQQASVAFPLPGKQIDLSMEYKRFFGDQNQTGLWKAVQEYGREGTGKHHRALDDALTTYHIYKLVEKDKQYLQKPEPATIGDMVDFSKLLNKFA; encoded by the coding sequence ATGAGCGAAAAGGAAAGGACAACATTATTTATTGATTTTGAGTTCACAATGCCAGACAGGAACAGCAAAAGACGGGGATTTTACCAGGAAATCATCGAAGCTGGGGCCGTACTGGTCGAGAACAATAAGGTGATAGAACAATTTTCATCTTATGTAAAACCAATGCGGTTTCCGATTTTGACAGAACGCTGCCGTTCATTTCTGAATATTTCCCAGGAACAGGTGAACTCTGGAATTACCTTCAAGGATTTGGCTGAAAAGCTCAAATTGCTTGGCGGAAATAAGAATTGCCAGGTCGTGACCTGGGGTAATATGGACATGAAGGTGCTGCAGCAAAACTGCCAGCAGGCTTCTGTCGCTTTTCCGTTGCCTGGGAAGCAAATTGATCTTTCAATGGAGTATAAGCGTTTCTTTGGCGACCAGAATCAGACGGGTCTTTGGAAGGCAGTGCAGGAATATGGAAGGGAAGGGACCGGGAAACATCACCGCGCCCTGGATGATGCGCTGACGACCTACCATATTTACAAGCTCGTGGAGAAAGACAAACAATATCTTCAGAAGCCTGAACCGGCAACAATCGGGGACATGGTCGATTTTTCCAAGCTGCTCAACAAATTCGCATAA
- a CDS encoding kinase-associated lipoprotein B codes for MAELNIGDQVTAIYKTGKYIGEITERRPQHYLVRVLAVAKHPMQGDLHNPKDAAVGFFHERKALSFREQANIPEKMVKPFEGEIPDYLESLKEATGKLRSELEGDDSAWAQQSLRNLDSLEKDYFKNQ; via the coding sequence ATGGCTGAATTGAATATTGGCGATCAGGTAACCGCCATTTATAAAACCGGTAAGTATATTGGTGAAATCACGGAACGGCGCCCGCAGCATTATCTTGTCCGAGTTTTGGCTGTTGCAAAACACCCAATGCAGGGCGACCTTCACAATCCTAAGGATGCAGCGGTAGGTTTTTTCCACGAAAGGAAGGCACTTTCCTTCCGCGAACAAGCAAATATCCCGGAAAAAATGGTCAAGCCGTTCGAGGGTGAAATTCCGGATTATCTAGAGTCTCTAAAAGAAGCGACAGGCAAGCTCCGTTCTGAGCTCGAAGGCGATGATTCCGCCTGGGCACAGCAAAGCCTGAGAAACCTGGACTCCCTTGAGAAGGATTATTTCAAAAACCAGTGA
- a CDS encoding sodium-dependent transporter yields MNKHEQWTSKLGFILAAAGSAIGLGAIWKFPYMAGTNGGGVFLVFFLLMTIFIGAPILLAEFIIGRNTQKDAVMSYKHLAPKSLWPLLGYGGVVASFLILSFYSVVGGWILSYLARSFTGSLSGLTQAEYGAAFEQTISNPVEAVAVQLLFLVMTIWVVQGGVQQGIEKASKYMMPSLFILFIILAIRSLTLDGAMDGVEFFLKPDWSAVTGQTILMALGQSFFALSVGLSVMVTYASYLPKGESLAKSAFSVVGLNILISLLAGLVIFPAVFALGFEPEAGPGLAFVVLPAVFDQLAFGGLFLTVFLVLLLFATLTSAFSILEIIVAVLSKGDKAKRKKFAWIGGMLVFVAGIPNALSFGVLSEVKFFGKTFFDLADFLTSNIALPLGAFFIAIFVGYVLPRKLVRNELEEGTGNNPVLFKVWYFLIRYIVPIGIGFVFLQSIGII; encoded by the coding sequence ATGAACAAGCACGAACAATGGACTTCTAAGCTCGGGTTCATTCTGGCAGCCGCGGGGTCGGCCATTGGACTCGGGGCAATTTGGAAATTTCCTTATATGGCAGGAACCAATGGAGGCGGAGTTTTCCTCGTATTCTTCCTTCTGATGACTATATTCATAGGAGCACCGATTTTGCTGGCTGAATTCATCATTGGCCGGAATACCCAAAAGGATGCGGTCATGTCCTATAAGCATCTCGCGCCGAAAAGCCTGTGGCCATTGCTGGGATATGGCGGTGTTGTTGCTTCCTTCCTGATTCTTTCTTTCTATAGTGTCGTTGGTGGCTGGATCTTGTCCTATCTGGCCCGCAGCTTTACCGGATCTCTTTCGGGGCTGACCCAGGCAGAATACGGAGCCGCGTTCGAACAGACGATTTCAAATCCTGTTGAAGCGGTCGCTGTTCAGCTATTATTCCTTGTGATGACCATCTGGGTTGTGCAGGGCGGTGTCCAACAGGGGATTGAAAAAGCGAGCAAGTACATGATGCCATCTCTGTTCATCCTGTTCATCATCCTTGCGATCCGATCATTGACACTCGATGGAGCCATGGACGGGGTTGAATTTTTCCTGAAGCCTGATTGGTCCGCTGTAACAGGGCAGACCATCCTGATGGCCCTGGGACAGTCCTTTTTCGCATTGAGTGTCGGGCTATCTGTCATGGTGACATACGCTTCCTACCTTCCCAAAGGCGAAAGTCTCGCTAAATCAGCTTTTTCAGTCGTCGGCTTGAATATCCTGATCTCCTTGCTTGCCGGACTGGTAATTTTCCCGGCAGTATTCGCGCTTGGTTTTGAACCCGAAGCAGGTCCTGGCCTTGCTTTTGTCGTGCTGCCAGCGGTTTTTGATCAATTGGCTTTTGGCGGATTGTTCTTGACGGTTTTCCTGGTTCTGCTGTTATTCGCAACGCTCACATCCGCTTTTTCAATCCTTGAAATTATCGTTGCCGTCCTCTCCAAGGGCGATAAAGCCAAACGAAAAAAATTTGCCTGGATTGGCGGGATGCTCGTGTTTGTTGCTGGAATACCAAATGCCCTGTCCTTTGGTGTCCTATCGGAAGTGAAGTTTTTCGGAAAAACGTTCTTTGACCTTGCCGACTTCCTGACAAGCAATATTGCCCTGCCGCTTGGAGCATTTTTCATCGCCATTTTCGTCGGATATGTGCTGCCGAGGAAATTGGTCAGGAATGAACTTGAGGAAGGCACCGGTAACAATCCGGTACTTTTCAAGGTATGGTACTTCTTGATTCGCTACATCGTGCCTATTGGAATCGGCTTTGTTTTCTTACAGTCGATTGGTATAATCTAA
- the yugI gene encoding S1 domain-containing post-transcriptional regulator GSP13, translated as MSEKIEVGSVLTGKVTGIQPYGAFVALDENTQGLVHISEITHGYVKDINEHLSVGDEVKVKVLSIDEAAGKIGLSIRATEEAPEQPQRAKKPRSKRPAAVVQQQDDSAQGFNTLKDKLQEWINQSDMAKK; from the coding sequence ATGTCAGAGAAAATCGAAGTAGGCAGTGTTTTAACAGGTAAAGTAACAGGAATTCAGCCATATGGCGCTTTCGTAGCATTAGATGAAAATACACAAGGTCTTGTGCACATTTCAGAAATCACACACGGGTATGTTAAGGATATTAACGAGCACCTGTCAGTTGGCGACGAAGTGAAAGTGAAAGTATTGTCAATTGATGAAGCTGCTGGAAAAATTGGCTTATCAATCCGTGCAACTGAAGAAGCTCCAGAACAGCCACAACGCGCTAAAAAGCCACGCAGCAAGCGCCCTGCTGCAGTCGTACAGCAGCAAGACGACTCAGCACAAGGCTTCAACACGTTGAAGGATAAGCTTCAAGAGTGGATCAACCAGTCAGATATGGCTAAGAAATAA